In Corallococcus caeni, the DNA window CTTCACCGGCCAGACGGAGGCCACGGGGCTGGGCTTCGGCTGGCTCGACGCCATCCACCCCGACGACCTGGAGCGCACGCGGCGGACCTTCCTGGACTCCAGCCTCGCCCGGCGGCCCTTCCGGCTGGACTACCGGCTGCGCGGCGCGGACGGCCAGTACCACTGGTCCGTGGACACCGGCTCGCCCCGCTTCGACACGGAGGGGCAGTTCCTGGGCTACATCGGCAGCGTCATCGATATCAGCGACCGCAAGCAGGCGGAGATGGAGCGCGAGGCCCTGCTCTCCCGTGAGAGCGCCGCGCGCAAGGAGGCGGAGGAGGCCAACCAGCTCAAGGACGAGTTCCTCGCCACCGTCAGCCATGAGCTGCGCACGCCGCTCACGGCCATCCTCGGCTGGGTGCAGCTCTTGCGCACCGGCCACCTGCCCGAGTCCCGCCGCGAGCGCGCGCTGGAGACCATGGAGCGCAACGCGCGCGCGCAGGGCCAGCTCATCGAGGACCTGCTCGACGTCAGCCGCATCGTGTCCGGCAAGCTCAAGCTGGACGTGGCGCCGGTGGACCTGTCCATGGTGGTGCGGCAGGCGATGGAGTCCGTGCGGCCCGCGGCGGACGCGCGCGGCATCCAGGTGCGGGCCACGGTGGACACCTCCAGCAGCGTCATGGGTGACACGCACCGGCTCCAGCAGGTGGTGTGGAACCTGCTGTCCAACGCGGTGAAGTTCACGCCCCGGGGCGGCGACGTGAGGCTGGTGGTGGCGCGGCGCAACTCCTCCGTGGAGCTCACCGTGGAGGACAGCGGCCAGGGCATCCCCGAAGCCTTCCTGCCCCACGTCTTCGAGCGCTTCCGCCAGGCCGACAGCGGCACCACGCGCAAGACGGGCGGGCTGGGGCTGGGGCTGTCCATCGTGCGGCACATCGTGGAGATGCACGGCGGCACCGTCTCCGCCGCCAGCGAGGGAGAAGGCCGGGGCGCCACCTTCACGGTGCGCCTGCCCGTGTCCGTCACGCAGCCGCGCGACCCGGCCATGCCGCCCTTGCCACGGCCTCCGGTGCCCGGCCGGGCGCCCATGCCCCCTCCGGAGCTGGGCGGCGTGAAGGTGCTCGTGGTGGACGACGAGGAGGACGCGCGCGAGCTGTTGCGCACGCTCCTGGAGGACAGCGGAGCGCACGTGGCGACGGCGGGCTCCGCGGCGGAGGGGCTCCAGGTGCTCCAGGTGGAGCACCCGGACGTGCTCGTCTCCGACATCGGCATGCCGGGCACGGATGGCTATGGCTTCATCAAGCAGGTGCGCGCGCTGCCGGATGAAAAGGGAGGCCGCACCCCGGCGGTGGCCATCACCGCCTACGCCCGCTCCGAGGACCGCACCCGCGTGCTGCGCGCCGGCTTCCAGAGCCACGTGCCCAAGCCCGTGGAGCCCGGGGAACTGCTCGCCGTGCTCGCGTCGCTCGCGGGCCGGTACCAGCCGCTCCCCAAGGCGTGACGGCCGATCACCCCCGCGCGCCACGTAGGACGCCGGACACGGCGGGCCGCATCCTCCTGGCCAGCGGGCGGGGGCAGGGCTTACCTTCCCGGCATGCGTCCGCCGCCCGGACAACTGGCGATGTTCGACGCCCCGGCGCCCGGGAGTGCCGCGGCGCGCTCGCTGCCCTCGCGCGAGGACGCGCTGCCCCGGGCCGCGGAGCTCGCCCGGCGCGTCTCCGCCCTCCTGGGCCTCCCCGTCCACCTGCGCCTCACCGACAACCGCGCCACCCTGGTGAGCTACCGCCGCCTCGCGGATGGCGTGCGCCTGCGCCTGCACCACCTCTTCCTGGAGGCTCCGGACTCCGTGGTGCGCGCCCTGGCCCTCTACGTGGCCGGCGACACCGCCGCCCGCGAGGTGCTGGAGGCCTTCAGCCACGCCCACCACGGCCAGGTGCGCCGTGAACGCAGGCCCGGCGCCCCCCTGCGCACGCGCGGCCGGTGCTTCGACCTCAAGGCCGTCCACGCCCGGCTCGACGCGACGTACTTCGACGGACGCGTGCACGGCGTGGAGGTGGGCTGGGCCCGCCGCCCCGCCCGCCGCACCCGCCGCACCATCCACCTGGGCGGCTACGACGCGCGCCTGCGCGAGGTGCGCGTCCACCCCGCGCTGGACCGGCCCACCGTGCCCGCCTTCGTCGTGGACTTCATCGTCTTCCACGCCCTGCTGCACGCGGACCTCGCCGCCGCCAATTCCGTCCATGAAGCGGGCCCTGAAGCGGGCCAGGACGCGGGCCAGGACCTCCACGACGCCGCCGGCCGCTGCGCCGCGGCACACACCCCCGCCTTCCTCGCCCGCGAGGCCGCCTTCCCCCTGCGCGAAGCCGCCTGGCGCTGGCTCCTGGAAAACCTGTCATCACTGCGACGCGGGTGACCGTCCGTCCCGTCGGCTGACATGTTTCAGACATGTCGACACCGCCGTGACACACCCACCCCGCCCCACCGGGAAGGTGGTGGTCAGCGGGGGGCGCGCACTGCATGCTGTCCCCTCGATGCGCTTTTTCAGCGTGGAAGAGGCCAGCCGGCTGGTGCCGTTGCTGACGAAGACCTTCGGGCGCGTGCGCCCCTGGGTGGAGCGCGTGCAGAAGCTGGCGGAGGTGCTGGACGCCCCCGAGGCCCCGCCCGACACCGCGGAGACCCGCGCCTTTCGCGAGGAGCGCGAGCAGCTGCTGGAGCGCATCCGCGGCGAGCTGGGCCCGCTCCAGGAGATGGGCCTGGAGATCAAGGGCGCGGACGGCCTGGTGGACTTCCACGCGCGGCGCGGCGAGGAGCCCGTCTACCTCTGCTGGCGCTACGGCGAGGACGCCGTGGCGCACTGGCACGACCTGAAGGCGGGCTTCTCCGGCCGCCGCCCCATCGACAGCCCGGACGACTTCGAGCCCACCTACCTCAGCTGACGCGGACGGCTCACGTCCCCAGGCTCTGGTGCAGCAGGCCCAGCTTGTT includes these proteins:
- a CDS encoding hybrid sensor histidine kinase/response regulator, which gives rise to MRGTAASSLARLLDTDREALVGEWVARVTPLFSTLRLSREQIIDALPAFLDELHAALVHAEEEPDSGPLHHSEAAEAHGRQRLRLGADVTLVTREYALLRDCILARAERADVDVPLSQVRVLCASIDEAMALASLPFASDSAERHHAEAEERERFFQLSPDMFSIAGMDGYFKRVNEHFVHVLGWTQTELYQRPFMELVHPDDQEATRAELRKLSQGIPSLRFENRFRARDGHYRWLAWASRPVPALGLIYAAARDITEQKAVAHERERLLEAVRDSEARFRNMADHAPVMLWVTDTQGATTYMNRGWYAFTGQTEATGLGFGWLDAIHPDDLERTRRTFLDSSLARRPFRLDYRLRGADGQYHWSVDTGSPRFDTEGQFLGYIGSVIDISDRKQAEMEREALLSRESAARKEAEEANQLKDEFLATVSHELRTPLTAILGWVQLLRTGHLPESRRERALETMERNARAQGQLIEDLLDVSRIVSGKLKLDVAPVDLSMVVRQAMESVRPAADARGIQVRATVDTSSSVMGDTHRLQQVVWNLLSNAVKFTPRGGDVRLVVARRNSSVELTVEDSGQGIPEAFLPHVFERFRQADSGTTRKTGGLGLGLSIVRHIVEMHGGTVSAASEGEGRGATFTVRLPVSVTQPRDPAMPPLPRPPVPGRAPMPPPELGGVKVLVVDDEEDARELLRTLLEDSGAHVATAGSAAEGLQVLQVEHPDVLVSDIGMPGTDGYGFIKQVRALPDEKGGRTPAVAITAYARSEDRTRVLRAGFQSHVPKPVEPGELLAVLASLAGRYQPLPKA
- a CDS encoding DUF2203 domain-containing protein gives rise to the protein MRFFSVEEASRLVPLLTKTFGRVRPWVERVQKLAEVLDAPEAPPDTAETRAFREEREQLLERIRGELGPLQEMGLEIKGADGLVDFHARRGEEPVYLCWRYGEDAVAHWHDLKAGFSGRRPIDSPDDFEPTYLS